One Paroedura picta isolate Pp20150507F chromosome 3, Ppicta_v3.0, whole genome shotgun sequence genomic window carries:
- the LOC143831643 gene encoding uncharacterized protein LOC143831643 isoform X2 encodes MGRRQRVLYKNIMQANSVASLGGFPVSTAELLTRLERGEEAWVPDLHSSDESADEGPVKPTLKRLPKGGMWWGRYRSPVAYPSSDSSASDNELESEAEEEKPQRGGQKLMFFHRNLLASSRGSLKQRDGCKNGAQLKKHLRSPAVLAGESSAKERTSAGDCQNNACSDCGQSFKSKLSLSNHLRKHTREKPYSCSRCGERFSAKKALAAHQMSHAEAKGYKYPSGMKTTAKLQMVPPKEGPYKCTLCEKTFKAKDHLAQHEKMHNAERPYRCPVCKRGFSRKEHLNRHQNIHRRQEDDPPPEATKAAKVEKSTVAPKNKPSVDPERTIALNTRHQRFSVSRFKCQFCGRCMRAKALLVDHERSHREERRYKCSHCNKSFYQKHPFEKHKALHLRRQQDGRSPKRTKRPSKDGSPSGPGNFHRAEDPSESPAGRKIITRSFHRPRCPSSPAVSKAYECQYCGKHLSARSSLVNHERLHRGEKPYKCQDCGERFYRKHHLGRHLLTHTSGKPLKHSQNGGRQKGKSSLPVLGGIQTGQRRSKASIRDRIVTRNARFAGQPAIRTEERLYKCQFCEKVLRTKNSLLIHERSHRGAGRYACPDCGKEFSQKNYLSCHRRSHTKKKGENRCPEADKNVQSPTAENASLPCRGPQGRKLRYRCLKCGKKFEEKYYFTRHQIIHTGTKPFKCVTCGKGFIQTWHLKRHEKTHLKARQHKQLVEPEGSQLFVGAARGISSGTEDQRDPPENISKQSASRTEERNISPDLKRAKLEPLAAFDGAERGASHGLEQGDVPTAAEIESQASPSGETKRNRSQNPKEAEAKNDLSQQGQPRKPSKKISLQSHKNEKVGADWPLELQANAVRKSQRETHLAGKQCRSCFCQQEEPGAAPGRKSKNSQGCMKTKTYTSPQRQLQANVSSGTSKRALKHCKPRKAWLDQQSQLPLLGEPRMKSHGSPAVGNSACVEQQKELGKKVPGRHSSGRQASPRLSAAGIRNSCQETQAAKRLSGAALQDSASAKRPLNAQPASVQTTGKQRKRRAPGDQQERRTKRKPDPRAPEKGVAVSQGKSEKRLFQHRCTECKKSFRSQANLVIHKKYHRGHRPFHCAQCKKSFYALTTLNVHVRIHTGEKPYKCTECPFRCNVSSNLSRHKRTHARQRPQACHLCDERFWSHHSLQEHLETHLDEEPYKCSDCGRVFTQENFLKLHRRFKHSPEVGE; translated from the exons ATGGGCCGCCGTCAGAGAGTCTTGTATAAGAATATAATGCAGGCAAACAGCGTGGCTTCTCTTG GAGGTTTTCCCGTTAGCACGGCTGAGCTGCTCACCCGCTTGGAACGTGGGGAAGAGGCCTGGGTCCCGGACCTGCACAGCTCCGACGAGAGTGCCGATGAGGGGCCAGTGAAACCCACCCTGAAGCGGCTACCGAAGGGAGGGATGTGGTGGGGTCGATACAGAAGCCCCGTTGCGTACCCCAGTTCGGATTCCTCCGCCTCAG ATAATGAACTGGAGAGCGAAGCGGAAGAAGAAAAGCCTCAGCGTGGGGGGCAGAAGCTGATGTTTTTTCACCGAAATCTCTTGGCCAGTTCCAGGGGGAGCCTCAAGCAGAGAGATGGCTGTAAAAATGGAGCCCAGCTCAAGAAACACCTGCGGAGCCCTGCCGTCCTTGCCGGGGAGAGCAGCGCCAAAGAAAGGACTTCCGCAGGGGACTGTCAGAACAACGCCTGCTCGGACTGCGGCCAGTCCTTCAAGTCTAAATTATCTCTCTCGAATCACCTGAGGAAGCACACCAGGGAGAAGCCCTATAGCTGCTCTCGCTGCGGAGAAAGGTTCTCCGCTAAAAAAGCCCTTGCCGCTCATCAGATGAGTCACGCAGAAGCAAAGGGTTACAAATATCCCAGCGGCATGAAAACCACCGCCAAGCTCCAAATGGTCCCTCCAAAAGAAGGACCCTATAAATGTACTCTGTGCGAGAAGACCTTCAAGGCGAAGGACCACCTTGCCCAGCATGAAAAGATGCACAACGCAGAGAGGCCCTACCGGTGCCCCGTCTGCAAGAGAGGCTTCAGTCGAAAGGAGCATCTGAACAGGCACCAGAATATCCACAGAAGACAGGAGGACGACCCGCCTCCCGAGGCCACAAAAGCAGCAAAGGTGGAAAAGTCGACGGTGGCTCCCAAAAATAAGCCCTCCGTCGATCCTGAGCGAACGATTGCGCTCAACACAAGGCACCAGAGGTTCTCCGTCAGCCGCTTCAAGTGCCAATTTTGCGGGAGGTGCATGCGGGCCAAAGCTTTGCTTGTGGACCACGAGAGAAGCCATAGGGAAGAGAGGCGCTACAAATGCTCCCACTGCAATAAGAGCTTCTACCAGAAGCATCCCTTTGAGAAACACAAGGCGCTCCACTTGAGGAGGCAGCAGGACGGCAGGTCTCCCAAGCGGACGAAGCGGCCAAGCAAAGACGGCTCCCCGTCGGGTCCTGGAAACTTCCACCGAGCAGAAGATCCTTCTGAAAGCCCCGCCGGCCGGAAAATCATCACTCGCAGCTTTCATCGTCCTCGGTGCCCGAGTTCCCCGGCGGTCAGCAAGGCCTATGAATGTCAGTATTGTGGGAAACATCTGAGCGCCCGATCTTCCCTCGTCAATCACGAAAGGCTCCACAGAGGAGAGAAACCCTACAAATGCCAGGATTGTGGGGAGAGGTTCTATCGGAAGCACCACCTGGGCCGACACTTGTTAACCCACACGAGTGGGAAACCCTTAAAGCACAGCCAAAACGGGGGAAGACAGAAGGGGAAGAGTTCCCTTCCTGTCCTCGGAGGAATCCAGACCGGGCAGAGACGTTCTAAGGCCTCGATCCGTGACCGCATTGTCACCCGCAACGCCCGCTTCGCCGGGCAGCCAGCAATCCGCACAGAGGAGAGACTCTATAAATGTCAGTTTTGTGAGAAAGTCCTGCGAACCAAAAACTCTCTTCTCATTCATGAGAGGAGCCACAGGGGAGCGGGGCGGTACGCTTGTCCGGACTGTGGGAAAGAGTTCTCTCAAAAGAATTATCTTAGCTGCCACCGAAGAAGCCACAcgaagaagaagggagaaaatAGATGCCCCGAAGCTGACAAAAATGTTCAGAGTCCGACCGCTGAAAATGCCTCGCTTCCTTGTAGGGGCCCTCAGGGAAGAAAGCTGCGCTACCGATGCTTAAAATGTGGGAAGAAATTTGAAGAGAAATATTACTTCACCAGACATCAAATCATCCACACCGGCACCAAGCCCTTCAAGTGTGTCACCTGTGGGAAAGGCTTTATTCAGACCTGGCATCTGAAGAGGCACGAAAAGACCCATCTGAAAGCCAGGCAACACAAACAGTTGGTTGAGCCGGAGGGAAGCCAATTATTTGTCGGTGCTGCTCGTGGAATCTCCTCTGGAACGGAAGATCAGAGGGATCCACCTGAAAACATCAGCAAGCAGTCGGCATCAAGGACGGAGGAAAGAAACATTTCGCCAGATTTGAAAAGGGCAAAATTGGAACCGCTGGCAGCGTTTGACGGAGCTGAGCGAGGAGCTTCGCACGGTCTTGAGCAAGGAGACGTGCCCACCGCAGCGGAAATAGAGAGCCAGGCATCGCCATCCGGGGAGACAAAAAGAAACCGATCACAAAATCCCAAGGAGGCAGAAGCTAAAAATGACCTCAGCCAGCAGGGTCAGCCAAGAAAGCCATCCAAAAAGATCAGCCTCCAGAGCCACAAGAATGAAAAGGTCGGGGCTGATTGGCCGTTAGAACTACAGGCAAACGCAGTAAGAAAATCTCAAAGAGAGACACATCTGGCTGGGAAGCAGTGCCGGTCTTGCTTCTGCCAGCAAGAGGAACCTGGAGCCGCACCTGGGAGGAAATCCAAAAACTCCCAGGGCTGCATGAAGACAAAGACTTACACCAGCCCTCAAAGGCAGCTGCAGGCGAACGTTTCCTCGGGTACGTCTAAGAGGGCCCTCAAACATTGTAAGCCAAGAAAAGCCTGGCTTGATCAGCAATCCCAGCTGCCACTCCTTGGAGAGCCCAGAATGAAGTCCCATGGAAGTCCTGCCGTAGGGAACTCTGCTTGTGTAGAACAGCAGAAAGAGCTGGGGAAGAAAGTGCCTGGTAGGCACTCCAGTGGGCGTCAGGCGTCACCAAGGCTTTCTGCAGCCGGCATCAGGAACAGCTGCCAGGAAACTCAAGCAGCCAAAAGGCTCAGTGGCGCTGCCCTTCAGGACTCCGCTTCTGCCAAGCGGCCGCTCAATGCACAACCGGCCTCCGTACAAACTACGGGGAAACAGCGAAAGAGGAGAGCCCCCGGTGACCAGCAAGAAAGAAGAACGAAGAGGAAACCTGACCCCAGGGCTCCTGAGAAGGGGGTTGCCGTGAGTCAAGGTAAATCAGAAAAGCGGCTGTTCCAGCACAGGTGTACAGAATGCAAGAAGTCCTTCCGGAGTCAGGCAAACCTCGTGATACACAAGAAATACCACCGAGGCCACCGGCCCTTTCATTGTGCTCAGTGCAAGAAATCCTTCTACGCTCTAACAACCCTCAACGTTCACGTGcggatccacacgggagagaagccgtacAAATGCACCGAGTGCCCCTTCCGCTGCAACGTCAGCTCGAACCTTAGCAGGCACAAGAGGACCCACGCCCGGCAGAGGCCCCAAGCTTGCCACCTCTGCGACGAGCGCTTCTGgtcccaccacagcctccaggagCACCTGGAGACCCACTTGGACGAGGAGCCTTACAAGTGCTCGGACTGCGGGCGAGTGTTCACCCAGGAGAACTTCCTCAAGCTGCACCGGAGGTTCAAGCACAGCCCAGAGGTGGGGGAATGA
- the LOC143831643 gene encoding uncharacterized protein LOC143831643 isoform X1: MALVEMPQVPEAFVEVTVRSSEGQCSLMGRRQRVLYKNIMQANSVASLGGFPVSTAELLTRLERGEEAWVPDLHSSDESADEGPVKPTLKRLPKGGMWWGRYRSPVAYPSSDSSASDNELESEAEEEKPQRGGQKLMFFHRNLLASSRGSLKQRDGCKNGAQLKKHLRSPAVLAGESSAKERTSAGDCQNNACSDCGQSFKSKLSLSNHLRKHTREKPYSCSRCGERFSAKKALAAHQMSHAEAKGYKYPSGMKTTAKLQMVPPKEGPYKCTLCEKTFKAKDHLAQHEKMHNAERPYRCPVCKRGFSRKEHLNRHQNIHRRQEDDPPPEATKAAKVEKSTVAPKNKPSVDPERTIALNTRHQRFSVSRFKCQFCGRCMRAKALLVDHERSHREERRYKCSHCNKSFYQKHPFEKHKALHLRRQQDGRSPKRTKRPSKDGSPSGPGNFHRAEDPSESPAGRKIITRSFHRPRCPSSPAVSKAYECQYCGKHLSARSSLVNHERLHRGEKPYKCQDCGERFYRKHHLGRHLLTHTSGKPLKHSQNGGRQKGKSSLPVLGGIQTGQRRSKASIRDRIVTRNARFAGQPAIRTEERLYKCQFCEKVLRTKNSLLIHERSHRGAGRYACPDCGKEFSQKNYLSCHRRSHTKKKGENRCPEADKNVQSPTAENASLPCRGPQGRKLRYRCLKCGKKFEEKYYFTRHQIIHTGTKPFKCVTCGKGFIQTWHLKRHEKTHLKARQHKQLVEPEGSQLFVGAARGISSGTEDQRDPPENISKQSASRTEERNISPDLKRAKLEPLAAFDGAERGASHGLEQGDVPTAAEIESQASPSGETKRNRSQNPKEAEAKNDLSQQGQPRKPSKKISLQSHKNEKVGADWPLELQANAVRKSQRETHLAGKQCRSCFCQQEEPGAAPGRKSKNSQGCMKTKTYTSPQRQLQANVSSGTSKRALKHCKPRKAWLDQQSQLPLLGEPRMKSHGSPAVGNSACVEQQKELGKKVPGRHSSGRQASPRLSAAGIRNSCQETQAAKRLSGAALQDSASAKRPLNAQPASVQTTGKQRKRRAPGDQQERRTKRKPDPRAPEKGVAVSQGKSEKRLFQHRCTECKKSFRSQANLVIHKKYHRGHRPFHCAQCKKSFYALTTLNVHVRIHTGEKPYKCTECPFRCNVSSNLSRHKRTHARQRPQACHLCDERFWSHHSLQEHLETHLDEEPYKCSDCGRVFTQENFLKLHRRFKHSPEVGE; this comes from the exons ATGGCGTTGGTAGAGATGCCTCAA gtaccAGAAGCCTTTGTGGAGGTGACTGTGCGTTCCAGTGAAGGACAATGTTCACTTATGGGCCGCCGTCAGAGAGTCTTGTATAAGAATATAATGCAGGCAAACAGCGTGGCTTCTCTTG GAGGTTTTCCCGTTAGCACGGCTGAGCTGCTCACCCGCTTGGAACGTGGGGAAGAGGCCTGGGTCCCGGACCTGCACAGCTCCGACGAGAGTGCCGATGAGGGGCCAGTGAAACCCACCCTGAAGCGGCTACCGAAGGGAGGGATGTGGTGGGGTCGATACAGAAGCCCCGTTGCGTACCCCAGTTCGGATTCCTCCGCCTCAG ATAATGAACTGGAGAGCGAAGCGGAAGAAGAAAAGCCTCAGCGTGGGGGGCAGAAGCTGATGTTTTTTCACCGAAATCTCTTGGCCAGTTCCAGGGGGAGCCTCAAGCAGAGAGATGGCTGTAAAAATGGAGCCCAGCTCAAGAAACACCTGCGGAGCCCTGCCGTCCTTGCCGGGGAGAGCAGCGCCAAAGAAAGGACTTCCGCAGGGGACTGTCAGAACAACGCCTGCTCGGACTGCGGCCAGTCCTTCAAGTCTAAATTATCTCTCTCGAATCACCTGAGGAAGCACACCAGGGAGAAGCCCTATAGCTGCTCTCGCTGCGGAGAAAGGTTCTCCGCTAAAAAAGCCCTTGCCGCTCATCAGATGAGTCACGCAGAAGCAAAGGGTTACAAATATCCCAGCGGCATGAAAACCACCGCCAAGCTCCAAATGGTCCCTCCAAAAGAAGGACCCTATAAATGTACTCTGTGCGAGAAGACCTTCAAGGCGAAGGACCACCTTGCCCAGCATGAAAAGATGCACAACGCAGAGAGGCCCTACCGGTGCCCCGTCTGCAAGAGAGGCTTCAGTCGAAAGGAGCATCTGAACAGGCACCAGAATATCCACAGAAGACAGGAGGACGACCCGCCTCCCGAGGCCACAAAAGCAGCAAAGGTGGAAAAGTCGACGGTGGCTCCCAAAAATAAGCCCTCCGTCGATCCTGAGCGAACGATTGCGCTCAACACAAGGCACCAGAGGTTCTCCGTCAGCCGCTTCAAGTGCCAATTTTGCGGGAGGTGCATGCGGGCCAAAGCTTTGCTTGTGGACCACGAGAGAAGCCATAGGGAAGAGAGGCGCTACAAATGCTCCCACTGCAATAAGAGCTTCTACCAGAAGCATCCCTTTGAGAAACACAAGGCGCTCCACTTGAGGAGGCAGCAGGACGGCAGGTCTCCCAAGCGGACGAAGCGGCCAAGCAAAGACGGCTCCCCGTCGGGTCCTGGAAACTTCCACCGAGCAGAAGATCCTTCTGAAAGCCCCGCCGGCCGGAAAATCATCACTCGCAGCTTTCATCGTCCTCGGTGCCCGAGTTCCCCGGCGGTCAGCAAGGCCTATGAATGTCAGTATTGTGGGAAACATCTGAGCGCCCGATCTTCCCTCGTCAATCACGAAAGGCTCCACAGAGGAGAGAAACCCTACAAATGCCAGGATTGTGGGGAGAGGTTCTATCGGAAGCACCACCTGGGCCGACACTTGTTAACCCACACGAGTGGGAAACCCTTAAAGCACAGCCAAAACGGGGGAAGACAGAAGGGGAAGAGTTCCCTTCCTGTCCTCGGAGGAATCCAGACCGGGCAGAGACGTTCTAAGGCCTCGATCCGTGACCGCATTGTCACCCGCAACGCCCGCTTCGCCGGGCAGCCAGCAATCCGCACAGAGGAGAGACTCTATAAATGTCAGTTTTGTGAGAAAGTCCTGCGAACCAAAAACTCTCTTCTCATTCATGAGAGGAGCCACAGGGGAGCGGGGCGGTACGCTTGTCCGGACTGTGGGAAAGAGTTCTCTCAAAAGAATTATCTTAGCTGCCACCGAAGAAGCCACAcgaagaagaagggagaaaatAGATGCCCCGAAGCTGACAAAAATGTTCAGAGTCCGACCGCTGAAAATGCCTCGCTTCCTTGTAGGGGCCCTCAGGGAAGAAAGCTGCGCTACCGATGCTTAAAATGTGGGAAGAAATTTGAAGAGAAATATTACTTCACCAGACATCAAATCATCCACACCGGCACCAAGCCCTTCAAGTGTGTCACCTGTGGGAAAGGCTTTATTCAGACCTGGCATCTGAAGAGGCACGAAAAGACCCATCTGAAAGCCAGGCAACACAAACAGTTGGTTGAGCCGGAGGGAAGCCAATTATTTGTCGGTGCTGCTCGTGGAATCTCCTCTGGAACGGAAGATCAGAGGGATCCACCTGAAAACATCAGCAAGCAGTCGGCATCAAGGACGGAGGAAAGAAACATTTCGCCAGATTTGAAAAGGGCAAAATTGGAACCGCTGGCAGCGTTTGACGGAGCTGAGCGAGGAGCTTCGCACGGTCTTGAGCAAGGAGACGTGCCCACCGCAGCGGAAATAGAGAGCCAGGCATCGCCATCCGGGGAGACAAAAAGAAACCGATCACAAAATCCCAAGGAGGCAGAAGCTAAAAATGACCTCAGCCAGCAGGGTCAGCCAAGAAAGCCATCCAAAAAGATCAGCCTCCAGAGCCACAAGAATGAAAAGGTCGGGGCTGATTGGCCGTTAGAACTACAGGCAAACGCAGTAAGAAAATCTCAAAGAGAGACACATCTGGCTGGGAAGCAGTGCCGGTCTTGCTTCTGCCAGCAAGAGGAACCTGGAGCCGCACCTGGGAGGAAATCCAAAAACTCCCAGGGCTGCATGAAGACAAAGACTTACACCAGCCCTCAAAGGCAGCTGCAGGCGAACGTTTCCTCGGGTACGTCTAAGAGGGCCCTCAAACATTGTAAGCCAAGAAAAGCCTGGCTTGATCAGCAATCCCAGCTGCCACTCCTTGGAGAGCCCAGAATGAAGTCCCATGGAAGTCCTGCCGTAGGGAACTCTGCTTGTGTAGAACAGCAGAAAGAGCTGGGGAAGAAAGTGCCTGGTAGGCACTCCAGTGGGCGTCAGGCGTCACCAAGGCTTTCTGCAGCCGGCATCAGGAACAGCTGCCAGGAAACTCAAGCAGCCAAAAGGCTCAGTGGCGCTGCCCTTCAGGACTCCGCTTCTGCCAAGCGGCCGCTCAATGCACAACCGGCCTCCGTACAAACTACGGGGAAACAGCGAAAGAGGAGAGCCCCCGGTGACCAGCAAGAAAGAAGAACGAAGAGGAAACCTGACCCCAGGGCTCCTGAGAAGGGGGTTGCCGTGAGTCAAGGTAAATCAGAAAAGCGGCTGTTCCAGCACAGGTGTACAGAATGCAAGAAGTCCTTCCGGAGTCAGGCAAACCTCGTGATACACAAGAAATACCACCGAGGCCACCGGCCCTTTCATTGTGCTCAGTGCAAGAAATCCTTCTACGCTCTAACAACCCTCAACGTTCACGTGcggatccacacgggagagaagccgtacAAATGCACCGAGTGCCCCTTCCGCTGCAACGTCAGCTCGAACCTTAGCAGGCACAAGAGGACCCACGCCCGGCAGAGGCCCCAAGCTTGCCACCTCTGCGACGAGCGCTTCTGgtcccaccacagcctccaggagCACCTGGAGACCCACTTGGACGAGGAGCCTTACAAGTGCTCGGACTGCGGGCGAGTGTTCACCCAGGAGAACTTCCTCAAGCTGCACCGGAGGTTCAAGCACAGCCCAGAGGTGGGGGAATGA